In Bacteriovorax stolpii, a single genomic region encodes these proteins:
- a CDS encoding response regulator — MPHTQEINIALCFSDPMEAMNFSQRLGEISPNVNFVIGKNFDDFLKSIARLPKIDCFVIEETFKECSAVDLVDKLKKSQRYKKAVVSVCTSNLKKVNSKFLELGVDYIFDLMTSFDEVSCHLKKAIYKKLTPVIPKDFNVMVLDNSPEILELISMHLGELDHAKYDLCKGIQEAKINLVDKDYDMLLLDWNLDDGTCIDLIEFIKTSAISPRTKSALTVVITGRDDVDDIMTLLRYGVKDHIIKPFDFNEFEDKITYALDKHLKRG; from the coding sequence ATGCCACATACTCAGGAAATTAACATCGCTCTTTGCTTTAGTGACCCCATGGAAGCGATGAATTTTAGCCAAAGGCTAGGGGAGATCTCCCCTAATGTTAACTTTGTTATTGGTAAAAACTTCGATGATTTTTTGAAGTCGATCGCTCGCCTGCCTAAAATTGATTGTTTTGTTATCGAAGAAACTTTTAAAGAATGTTCAGCTGTAGATTTAGTCGATAAATTGAAAAAAAGTCAGCGCTATAAAAAGGCCGTTGTGTCTGTGTGCACATCAAACCTTAAAAAAGTTAATAGTAAATTTCTTGAACTTGGTGTCGATTATATTTTTGACCTGATGACAAGTTTTGACGAAGTCAGCTGTCATTTAAAAAAGGCCATTTATAAAAAACTAACGCCGGTTATTCCCAAAGATTTTAACGTTATGGTCCTGGATAACAGCCCTGAGATTTTAGAGCTGATTTCCATGCATTTAGGCGAACTTGATCACGCTAAATATGACCTGTGTAAAGGCATTCAAGAGGCCAAAATCAACCTGGTCGATAAAGACTACGATATGCTTTTATTGGATTGGAACCTGGATGATGGAACTTGTATCGACTTGATCGAATTCATCAAAACCAGCGCCATTAGCCCGCGCACTAAATCTGCTTTAACCGTGGTTATCACCGGCCGCGATGATGTGGACGATATTATGACGTTGCTTCGATATGGTGTAAAAGACCACATTATCAAACCGTTTGATTTTAACGAATTTGAAGATAAGATTACATATGCCTTAGATAAGCATCTAAAGCGAGGCTAA
- a CDS encoding helix-turn-helix transcriptional regulator, which produces MVSKESNYSIAALFKSTRKFHRLQQTEFSAILGVTQGTISKIEAAAMSPELGLWFRFLRAFNIQDPYCFTYSGVEFDEAAFQKLKTEGSSLAPGFDFSKNNYIFNVRKIRPLYDFLMKNHSKSFESFLKDNKISKEIFFILNHPLTTEFADTFFSFLEENKINAKSVALLDLNFEHALGRQMKDLMALDSSDGIFSIINNDNDNILEYEFGNKGEYFINLKKKNLPFVKSLEKSDLVMNYNFLYPYHIMKATKNVKVSAPQITEVKKDQRWQVLYA; this is translated from the coding sequence ATGGTAAGTAAAGAATCAAACTACAGCATCGCAGCCCTTTTTAAATCAACAAGAAAATTCCACCGTCTTCAGCAGACAGAATTTTCAGCTATCCTAGGCGTTACCCAAGGAACGATTTCTAAAATTGAAGCCGCAGCTATGAGCCCGGAGCTTGGCCTTTGGTTTAGATTCCTAAGAGCATTCAACATCCAGGACCCATACTGCTTCACATACAGTGGTGTGGAATTCGATGAGGCCGCTTTCCAAAAGCTAAAAACTGAAGGTTCATCACTGGCCCCAGGTTTTGACTTCTCAAAAAATAACTACATCTTCAATGTGAGAAAGATTCGCCCTCTTTATGACTTCCTGATGAAAAACCACAGCAAATCATTTGAGTCGTTTTTAAAAGACAACAAAATCTCAAAAGAGATCTTCTTCATTTTAAACCACCCGCTGACAACTGAGTTTGCTGATACCTTCTTCTCTTTCCTTGAAGAAAATAAAATCAACGCTAAGTCAGTAGCTCTTCTAGACCTGAACTTTGAGCACGCGCTTGGAAGACAAATGAAGGATCTTATGGCACTGGATTCATCTGATGGCATCTTCTCTATTATCAATAATGACAACGATAACATCCTTGAATACGAATTCGGAAACAAGGGTGAGTACTTCATCAACCTTAAAAAGAAAAACCTTCCATTCGTCAAATCGCTTGAAAAGTCAGACCTGGTAATGAACTACAACTTCCTGTACCCGTACCACATTATGAAAGCGACAAAAAACGTAAAAGTTTCAGCTCCGCAAATCACGGAAGTGAAAAAAGATCAGAGATGGCAAGTCCTCTATGCTTAA
- a CDS encoding NAD(P)H-dependent flavin oxidoreductase, translated as MKNRITDLFGIQYPIIQGGMVWVSGAKLAASVSNAGGLGLIGAGSMKPDLLKEHILKVQGLTQKPFGVNVPLLYEKAQEQIDCALDLGVKIFFTSAGSPKKFTSYLKQKGAIVVHVTSSPELALKCAEAGVDGIVAEGFEAGGHNGREEITTMTLIPQVREKISLPLMAAGGIASGSSIAAAMALGADGVQMGTRFLMTRESSAHENFKKLALEALPHSTQIMMRKTVPVRLLQNQFSLEIKTIEETFTGEELKNKLNEHLGKYRAKMGMLDGDLAAGELEIGQIVSLIKDVPSVEEVMKELISDYQKTLSRLPLKLD; from the coding sequence ATGAAAAATAGAATCACTGACCTCTTTGGTATTCAATATCCTATTATCCAGGGCGGAATGGTCTGGGTCTCAGGCGCAAAGCTCGCAGCAAGCGTCTCAAACGCCGGAGGATTAGGTTTAATTGGCGCGGGCTCTATGAAGCCTGATCTTCTTAAAGAGCACATTTTAAAGGTCCAGGGACTCACTCAAAAACCTTTTGGCGTCAACGTCCCCTTGTTGTATGAAAAAGCTCAGGAACAAATCGACTGCGCTTTGGATTTAGGGGTCAAAATCTTTTTTACTTCTGCCGGCTCCCCAAAGAAGTTCACTTCTTATTTAAAACAAAAAGGCGCCATCGTTGTTCACGTGACCAGTTCTCCTGAGCTCGCTCTCAAATGCGCTGAGGCCGGAGTTGATGGCATTGTTGCTGAAGGCTTTGAGGCCGGAGGCCATAACGGGCGCGAAGAAATCACTACAATGACTCTTATTCCACAAGTCAGAGAAAAGATCTCTCTGCCTCTAATGGCCGCTGGAGGAATCGCTTCTGGAAGCTCTATCGCCGCTGCTATGGCCTTAGGAGCTGACGGGGTTCAGATGGGCACGCGCTTTCTTATGACCCGCGAATCAAGTGCTCATGAGAACTTTAAAAAACTCGCTCTCGAAGCTCTCCCCCATTCTACGCAAATCATGATGAGAAAGACTGTTCCCGTCAGGCTTTTACAAAACCAATTCTCTCTGGAAATTAAAACGATTGAGGAGACCTTCACCGGTGAAGAGTTAAAAAATAAACTCAACGAACACCTGGGTAAGTACCGTGCGAAAATGGGAATGCTCGATGGTGACTTAGCGGCCGGAGAGTTAGAGATTGGTCAGATTGTTAGTTTAATTAAAGACGTTCCGAGTGTGGAAGAAGTCATGAAAGAGCTTATCAGCGATTACCAAAAAACTCTCTCACGACTTCCGTTAAAACTAGATTAA
- a CDS encoding urate hydroxylase PuuD — MTFSLFTAPGAELFLRYIHYFAGVIWIGVLYYFNFIQGEWFKELDADEKIKSSRGVAVRTLVPRALAWFRYGALFTFLSGVTLLGLKGHGFGSAMFQTSWWAFIATGALLGTIMFLNVWLVIWPNQKIVIASAKQVAAGGQALPEAAAAGAKAGLASRHNTLFSLPMLFFMGAASHLPANVNPDYNGKILALVIILIVGLLELNALKGKTDTIKITSIKGVVHMGIFLTAILYVAIELLTK, encoded by the coding sequence TTGACATTCTCACTATTCACAGCACCAGGAGCTGAGCTATTCCTTCGCTACATTCACTACTTTGCGGGTGTAATCTGGATTGGCGTTCTTTATTACTTTAACTTTATCCAAGGTGAATGGTTCAAAGAACTAGACGCTGACGAAAAAATCAAATCATCTCGTGGTGTAGCTGTTAGAACACTAGTTCCACGCGCACTTGCATGGTTCCGTTACGGAGCTCTTTTCACATTCCTTTCAGGGGTAACTCTATTAGGACTTAAAGGACACGGATTTGGATCAGCAATGTTCCAGACTTCTTGGTGGGCATTCATCGCTACCGGAGCTCTTTTAGGGACAATCATGTTCTTAAACGTATGGCTTGTTATCTGGCCTAACCAAAAGATCGTTATCGCTTCAGCAAAACAAGTAGCAGCTGGTGGACAAGCTCTTCCAGAAGCGGCAGCAGCAGGAGCAAAAGCAGGTCTAGCTTCAAGACACAACACTCTATTTTCTCTTCCAATGCTATTTTTCATGGGAGCTGCTTCTCACCTTCCAGCAAACGTTAACCCAGACTATAACGGGAAAATTCTTGCTCTAGTGATCATCCTTATCGTTGGTCTACTTGAATTAAACGCACTAAAAGGGAAAACAGATACAATCAAGATCACATCTATCAAAGGTGTTGTTCACATGGGGATCTTCCTAACAGCGATCCTTTACGTGGCGATTGAACTTCTAACAAAGTAA
- a CDS encoding response regulator: protein MKSGPHIRDISSYAVISFVLTVIYYYVAQFSLIITKTPGQSSAFFIPSGLAVGILVFFGARYLPVIFIAKFILGLLNDRGLYQNLISCLASVSEAYIGLYLYQAFKDIIEEHFEYQSSLISVSIVALFAPIFSALIGVTNLYYLGVIAEDMYFSHFATWYTGDVLSILIILPAFLSFKDTKHRFFDFIAPFAAFAITYIFKFHTLGPYLFFIFLAILLPCLLGTIQGIYYALVTVSLVLNWFLIEHDGPFAVGNYQENMTSIQFFLFALGISALALEGFKKTRLIKSAIVPLLAFWVLTGSVYYYYYTQKEVDNARIITNVIDDFENRLVEKMVFYENAIKGASGFVSGSEKVESDEWDAYAKSISIVDQINGIKGIGVIYPKLTSNRPALIYPDHLNATGNFEKIIYHPELRELFEQSIYRNSPVLTPAIQIDLFGGKKVFTSFLITTIKKRDRFIGWVVAAVEMESFFKSLAESRYQQIDIDIYDGDNSFIERKVYTKIVDKRLRSSDNSNPKFSTLNLADRTFTIDWNETLRFITGHGSQNSMLILVGSLFSLLITGFILNLKLISEKANKIAGSKTLELRESEERFKSLFENSSDAVILFNNNEIIDCNPESLVLFGKRSKKDLLNSPLYDFFAIRDLDSTEDKELFRNKVREVKYKKMVKFECFCLRGALPFFAEMHLHYIEVNDKFIYQAVVRDISERKKIEQNLTKSKELAEDAARAKSNFLSTMSHEIRTPLNGVIGMINIILEENPKSEIREDLETIKYSADNLLHIVNEVLDYTKIESGKIVLEKKVFSLRSLCENVLKIHRPKAMEKNLKLSMEIDHKVPDLVIGDEYRNTQILNNLLSNSLKFTNEGEVNLYVRLKQKKEDSCIIEFKVSDTGIGIDKEKQREIFKDFTQAESDHTRKYGGTGLGLAITKRLVEIQNGKIDVTSGPKSGTTFVFTIHFAIKSEQPMSVSSNSPQKIQESFQGQRVLLVEDNQVNIIVTKKFLEKWGLKVDVAINGLEAVNHVRAIKYDLILMDLHMPLMDGFEATKKIREFNKETPIIGLSADVMTESVSSLQSIGMNDFVTKPFRPNDFFIKLKSYF, encoded by the coding sequence ATGAAATCAGGCCCTCATATTCGCGACATTTCTTCATACGCCGTCATCTCGTTTGTTTTGACCGTGATTTATTATTACGTGGCCCAGTTTTCACTAATTATCACCAAAACTCCCGGACAATCATCGGCGTTTTTTATCCCGTCTGGACTGGCCGTGGGAATCCTGGTGTTTTTTGGCGCCCGGTATCTACCGGTCATTTTTATCGCAAAATTTATCCTGGGCCTGCTTAATGACCGAGGCCTTTACCAAAACCTTATTAGTTGTTTGGCCAGCGTTTCTGAAGCCTATATCGGGCTGTATCTGTATCAGGCGTTTAAAGACATTATTGAAGAACATTTTGAATATCAGTCGAGCTTGATAAGCGTTTCCATCGTGGCCTTATTTGCGCCGATTTTTTCGGCCTTAATTGGCGTGACAAATTTGTATTACCTGGGTGTCATTGCCGAAGATATGTATTTTTCTCATTTTGCCACTTGGTATACGGGCGATGTTTTAAGCATCTTGATTATTCTGCCGGCATTTTTAAGTTTTAAAGACACCAAACATCGATTCTTTGATTTCATAGCGCCTTTTGCAGCCTTTGCAATTACGTATATTTTTAAGTTCCATACCCTTGGCCCATATCTTTTTTTCATTTTCCTGGCGATTTTATTGCCGTGTTTATTAGGCACAATTCAGGGAATTTATTACGCGCTTGTCACAGTCTCATTGGTGCTGAATTGGTTTTTAATTGAGCATGACGGCCCATTTGCAGTGGGAAATTACCAGGAAAACATGACTTCTATTCAGTTCTTCTTATTTGCTCTGGGAATTAGTGCCCTGGCATTGGAAGGATTTAAAAAAACAAGGCTCATTAAGAGTGCGATTGTTCCCCTTTTGGCCTTCTGGGTTTTAACCGGCTCGGTTTATTACTACTATTACACGCAAAAAGAAGTAGATAATGCGCGAATTATTACCAATGTAATTGATGATTTTGAAAACCGTTTAGTTGAAAAAATGGTTTTTTACGAAAATGCCATCAAAGGTGCATCTGGTTTTGTATCGGGTTCAGAAAAAGTAGAGTCTGATGAATGGGATGCATATGCTAAGTCGATCTCTATTGTTGATCAAATTAACGGTATAAAAGGTATAGGGGTTATTTATCCGAAATTAACGAGTAATCGCCCTGCTTTGATTTATCCGGATCACTTAAATGCCACGGGAAATTTTGAAAAAATCATTTATCACCCGGAATTGCGCGAACTTTTTGAACAATCTATCTACCGCAATAGTCCTGTACTGACGCCGGCCATTCAAATTGATCTTTTCGGCGGGAAAAAGGTCTTCACCTCATTTCTTATTACGACTATAAAAAAACGCGACCGTTTTATCGGCTGGGTGGTGGCCGCCGTCGAAATGGAGTCTTTTTTCAAATCACTGGCCGAATCTCGCTATCAACAGATTGATATTGATATTTATGATGGCGACAACAGCTTTATTGAAAGAAAAGTTTATACAAAAATTGTCGATAAACGTTTGAGAAGCTCTGATAATAGCAATCCTAAGTTTTCGACTTTAAATCTGGCCGATCGCACGTTCACTATTGATTGGAATGAAACTCTCCGTTTTATCACCGGGCATGGATCGCAAAACTCGATGCTGATTTTAGTCGGTTCTCTTTTTAGTCTTTTAATCACCGGCTTTATTTTGAATTTAAAACTCATCAGTGAGAAGGCCAATAAAATTGCCGGCAGTAAAACGCTGGAACTCAGAGAATCCGAAGAACGTTTTAAATCGCTTTTTGAAAACTCAAGCGATGCCGTTATTTTATTCAATAATAATGAGATTATTGACTGTAACCCGGAGAGTTTGGTTCTCTTTGGAAAACGCTCGAAGAAAGACCTGCTCAATTCTCCCCTTTATGATTTTTTCGCCATCCGCGACCTGGATTCAACAGAAGATAAAGAGCTCTTTAGAAATAAGGTCCGCGAAGTAAAGTATAAAAAAATGGTAAAATTTGAGTGTTTTTGCCTGCGTGGGGCACTCCCCTTCTTTGCAGAAATGCACCTTCATTACATTGAAGTGAACGATAAATTCATCTATCAAGCAGTTGTACGCGATATTTCTGAACGAAAGAAAATCGAGCAGAATTTAACCAAATCAAAAGAGCTTGCTGAAGATGCGGCCAGAGCGAAATCTAATTTTCTTTCGACGATGTCTCATGAAATCAGGACTCCATTAAACGGCGTCATCGGGATGATTAATATTATTTTGGAAGAAAATCCGAAATCAGAGATCCGTGAAGACCTGGAGACAATTAAGTACTCGGCCGACAACTTACTTCATATCGTCAATGAAGTTCTCGATTACACAAAAATCGAATCGGGAAAAATCGTTTTAGAGAAAAAAGTTTTTAGCCTTAGGTCACTTTGTGAGAACGTTTTAAAGATTCATCGTCCGAAGGCCATGGAAAAAAACCTGAAGCTTTCTATGGAGATTGATCACAAGGTGCCAGACCTGGTGATTGGTGATGAATACCGCAATACACAGATTCTTAATAATCTTCTAAGTAACTCGCTAAAATTCACCAACGAAGGCGAAGTTAATCTCTATGTACGTTTAAAACAAAAAAAAGAAGATTCGTGTATCATTGAATTTAAAGTGTCAGATACCGGAATTGGTATCGATAAAGAAAAACAGCGCGAGATTTTTAAAGATTTTACCCAGGCCGAGAGCGATCATACTAGAAAATATGGCGGAACAGGTCTAGGATTAGCGATTACAAAACGCCTGGTAGAGATCCAAAACGGTAAAATCGATGTCACCAGCGGACCTAAGTCCGGAACGACTTTCGTTTTTACGATCCATTTCGCGATTAAATCGGAACAGCCTATGAGTGTAAGTTCGAATTCTCCTCAAAAAATCCAGGAAAGCTTCCAGGGCCAGCGCGTGCTCTTAGTTGAAGACAACCAGGTTAACATTATTGTAACTAAGAAATTCTTAGAGAAATGGGGCCTTAAAGTTGATGTTGCCATCAATGGCCTTGAAGCTGTGAACCATGTTCGTGCGATTAAATATGACCTGATCCTGATGGATCTTCACATGCCTTTAATGGATGGTTTTGAGGCCACTAAAAAGATCCGCGAGTTCAACAAAGAAACCCCTATCATTGGTCTTTCGGCCGACGTTATGACCGAGAGTGTTTCTAGTCTTCAATCAATTGGGATGAATGATTTTGTGACTAAACCTTTCCGCCCGAATGACTTTTTTATCAAGCTCAAGTCTTATTTTTAG
- a CDS encoding tyrosine-type recombinase/integrase yields the protein MNVPAKKNNGSLKLYQSESSFNFELEYEFFNNFESPHTRKSYRLDITQFFEFLRDNFKDVNGYNDIKRVHVVAFRNWLTDNNLAPKTINRKIAANSSFFDFLIEKNMIQFNPCSSIKRPRQEVIQPTNDLSDEEIGTLLSLLDDLKGPGLLHKAVIYTLFTTGIRKAELINLRRKNFYTKDSHYIIEVRAKGGKQLTKVVHPKCAEIILEYISYLESSGEAVHPEDWIFRPSKNPLEPEHIIKPLNPKSVDYIIKTWCKKAGINHRISPHSARASYIGSALDAGVDLYKVSKDVGHASVRTTEEYNKRRQKLSESPVFGLGFMKGKKES from the coding sequence ATGAACGTTCCAGCGAAAAAAAATAATGGTTCTCTTAAGCTTTACCAAAGTGAATCTTCATTCAACTTTGAATTGGAGTATGAATTCTTCAACAATTTTGAATCGCCTCACACCCGCAAATCTTACCGTCTGGATATCACTCAATTTTTCGAATTTTTAAGAGACAATTTTAAAGATGTTAACGGTTATAACGACATCAAGCGTGTTCATGTCGTGGCCTTCAGAAATTGGTTAACTGACAATAATTTGGCACCCAAAACGATTAATCGTAAGATAGCAGCGAACTCAAGTTTTTTCGACTTCCTGATTGAAAAGAACATGATTCAATTTAACCCGTGCTCTTCAATCAAGCGTCCGCGCCAGGAAGTGATCCAGCCAACCAACGATTTGAGCGATGAAGAAATCGGAACTCTCCTATCACTGCTTGATGACTTAAAAGGGCCGGGGCTTTTACACAAGGCCGTGATCTACACGCTTTTTACGACTGGGATTCGTAAAGCGGAATTGATCAATTTAAGACGCAAAAATTTTTATACTAAAGACTCCCATTACATTATCGAAGTCCGCGCCAAGGGTGGAAAACAACTCACTAAAGTCGTGCACCCAAAATGTGCTGAAATAATCCTGGAATACATCTCTTATCTGGAGAGTTCTGGCGAAGCTGTTCATCCGGAAGATTGGATTTTTAGACCTTCTAAAAACCCATTAGAGCCAGAACATATCATCAAGCCACTCAATCCAAAGTCTGTGGATTACATCATTAAAACATGGTGTAAAAAGGCGGGAATCAACCACCGCATTTCCCCTCACTCGGCCAGAGCAAGCTACATTGGATCGGCGCTGGATGCAGGAGTTGACCTGTATAAAGTTTCAAAAGACGTGGGCCATGCCTCTGTCAGAACGACTGAAGAATATAATAAAAGACGCCAAAAACTCTCTGAGAGTCCAGTCTTTGGGCTGGGATTTATGAAAGGTAAAAAAGAATCTTAG
- a CDS encoding alpha/beta fold hydrolase, with amino-acid sequence MKKFTAYGQSIHYVEKNESQERTLLFIHGNSHSLRSFSNQMDSDELKNFRLIFVDLPGHGESSKEGTYSLRQFGIIISEFIQALRLNNIILIGHSLGGHVAINVLKNFNPDGLFLFGTPPLKKPFDVSAFTGNTNGVALTLENPTAAEIELLMTELNYTGAQKTLATEDFLKSDPRFRTGILADVISNIHEDEINLINSFYGDVMFLVASKESLINNDYIRREFSSELTNTQIKEIDAGHSPQIERGVVFNKMLSDFAKNVFEKKYILNNVNTKQHESQLW; translated from the coding sequence ATGAAGAAATTTACGGCCTATGGACAGTCTATTCATTACGTTGAAAAAAATGAATCGCAGGAGCGAACTCTTCTTTTTATCCACGGGAACTCGCACAGTCTCAGATCCTTTTCTAACCAAATGGATTCGGACGAACTGAAGAATTTTCGTCTTATCTTTGTAGACCTTCCAGGTCATGGAGAGTCGTCAAAAGAAGGAACCTACAGTTTAAGACAGTTCGGAATAATCATCTCAGAATTTATCCAGGCCCTAAGACTAAACAATATTATACTTATAGGGCACTCCTTAGGCGGCCACGTAGCAATTAACGTATTAAAAAATTTTAACCCTGACGGACTTTTTCTTTTTGGTACGCCTCCACTGAAAAAACCTTTTGATGTTAGTGCTTTTACAGGCAATACTAATGGTGTTGCCCTCACTCTTGAGAACCCAACTGCAGCGGAAATCGAACTTTTAATGACGGAATTGAACTATACCGGCGCTCAAAAAACTTTGGCGACAGAAGATTTTTTAAAGAGTGATCCACGTTTTCGCACTGGTATTTTGGCTGACGTCATATCTAACATCCACGAAGACGAAATAAACTTGATCAATTCTTTTTATGGCGATGTCATGTTTTTAGTGGCAAGTAAAGAAAGCCTGATTAATAATGATTATATCCGACGCGAGTTTTCTAGTGAGTTAACAAACACTCAGATAAAAGAAATCGATGCGGGCCATTCACCTCAGATTGAAAGAGGTGTAGTGTTTAATAAAATGCTTTCGGATTTTGCTAAAAACGTTTTTGAGAAGAAATATATTTTAAATAATGTGAACACTAAACAACACGAGAGTCAGTTATGGTAA
- a CDS encoding sensor histidine kinase, giving the protein MLTYLHDIRNKLTLISGHTALLSKKYGEEEFYPIRTNLVRISELINDAYRELQQTNEYPPIMYTPQELIRQMDLLTETAQLLFPVQIKNETRDYKPQNLFHIELNIQQVFQVIENALDNSVKAQSTKAIIRLLDNGTHCIYEIVDNGTGKQQQDEYTSVNDVSIIPHGIGKEIMMQNMKNLHGKVEWARRLDQSGMIVRLYFPKKV; this is encoded by the coding sequence ATGCTGACTTATCTACACGATATAAGAAATAAATTGACCTTAATTTCAGGTCACACTGCGCTTTTATCCAAGAAGTATGGCGAAGAGGAGTTCTACCCAATCAGAACTAACCTTGTGAGAATTTCTGAACTCATCAACGATGCCTACAGAGAGCTCCAACAGACAAATGAGTATCCTCCTATTATGTACACTCCCCAGGAGCTCATCCGACAGATGGATCTCCTCACAGAAACTGCCCAGCTTCTTTTTCCTGTGCAAATTAAAAACGAAACCCGCGACTACAAACCACAAAACCTCTTCCATATTGAACTCAACATCCAGCAAGTATTTCAGGTCATCGAAAACGCTCTTGATAATTCAGTAAAAGCACAATCAACCAAGGCCATCATCAGGCTCTTGGATAATGGCACTCACTGCATTTATGAGATCGTTGACAATGGTACTGGCAAGCAGCAACAAGATGAGTACACATCTGTTAATGACGTCTCTATTATCCCGCACGGAATCGGCAAAGAGATCATGATGCAAAACATGAAGAACCTTCACGGCAAGGTTGAATGGGCGCGCCGCTTGGATCAGTCGGGAATGATCGTCAGATTGTATTTTCCTAAAAAAGTTTAA
- a CDS encoding class I SAM-dependent methyltransferase, which translates to MKNYLIEHTDENMRLDFQNKIDVYDLDKELAHFQWNPEALILDAGCGNGNVIEKLLSLGMKSIHGVDFSEERIKQAQARFNSQKEVHLFKRSLENTDFASNTYDIIICRYIYEHIPNPVNIIKELNRILKPGGLIYIINFDDIFFNFYTKDDSLNQDLKKLKSKLPQDFEIARKIPQFLKQNGFQDIAWDAETFFFKGERLKLEMENNRMRLEQGKGHLSKYFPDENKYLDFSRAYLNEMQDDCNVMAATKYLIKARKTG; encoded by the coding sequence ATGAAAAATTACCTTATTGAACATACAGATGAAAACATGAGGTTAGACTTTCAAAATAAAATAGATGTCTACGATTTAGACAAAGAACTTGCCCATTTTCAGTGGAACCCTGAAGCCCTTATTCTCGATGCTGGCTGTGGAAACGGAAATGTTATTGAGAAACTCCTTTCTCTAGGAATGAAATCTATTCACGGAGTAGATTTTTCAGAAGAAAGAATTAAGCAGGCGCAAGCAAGGTTTAATTCACAAAAAGAAGTTCACCTTTTTAAGCGCTCACTTGAAAATACAGATTTTGCAAGTAATACATACGATATTATTATCTGCCGCTACATTTACGAACACATACCAAACCCGGTTAACATCATCAAAGAATTAAACCGCATCCTTAAACCCGGTGGCCTGATTTATATCATTAACTTCGATGACATCTTCTTTAACTTCTACACTAAAGACGATTCCCTAAACCAAGATCTCAAAAAACTAAAATCCAAACTCCCTCAGGATTTTGAGATTGCCCGCAAGATCCCTCAATTCCTAAAACAAAATGGCTTTCAAGACATTGCCTGGGATGCTGAAACTTTCTTCTTTAAAGGTGAACGCCTGAAATTAGAAATGGAAAATAACCGCATGAGACTTGAACAAGGAAAAGGGCATCTCTCTAAATATTTTCCCGACGAAAATAAATACCTAGACTTTAGCAGGGCATACTTGAATGAAATGCAAGACGATTGCAATGTGATGGCAGCTACTAAGTATTTAATTAAGGCCCGTAAAACAGGCTAA
- a CDS encoding tRNA (5-methylaminomethyl-2-thiouridine)(34)-methyltransferase MnmD: protein MDFKGKLGNYKIIETEDNTLTVYSEYFDEACHNLSGAYNETLYNYISGCFIPEQIAQNKNVHVLDVGFGIGLGLKALIATAKEIPSINLKDFSYTSMELDEDLFLWSAQTNFPELNFTKYENTYQTRVSIAPELYLSVTVYIGDGRKTLPHAYKMGKLPMMTAIFQDAFSPKKNPTLWTVEWFEDLKKMSHPEVYLSTYSSSVSIRKTLLATGWQIENAKGFGQKKTMTKARLIGTTDPLLSAELSRSKALELRDI, encoded by the coding sequence ATGGACTTTAAGGGAAAATTAGGAAACTACAAAATCATTGAGACTGAGGATAATACTCTGACAGTTTACTCTGAATATTTCGATGAGGCTTGCCACAATCTTTCAGGTGCCTACAACGAAACTCTCTACAATTATATTTCTGGATGTTTCATACCTGAGCAAATAGCTCAAAACAAAAACGTTCACGTCCTCGATGTCGGTTTCGGAATTGGGCTGGGTTTAAAAGCGCTGATTGCCACGGCCAAAGAAATCCCCTCAATAAATCTTAAGGACTTTTCTTACACGTCGATGGAACTTGATGAAGACCTTTTTCTCTGGTCGGCCCAAACAAACTTTCCAGAACTCAACTTTACTAAGTATGAAAACACTTACCAGACCCGCGTCTCCATTGCGCCTGAGCTCTATTTATCAGTAACCGTCTATATTGGTGATGGCCGAAAAACTCTTCCCCATGCCTATAAAATGGGCAAACTCCCTATGATGACGGCGATCTTTCAGGATGCTTTTTCCCCTAAGAAAAACCCAACTCTCTGGACCGTAGAATGGTTTGAGGACCTAAAGAAAATGTCACACCCGGAAGTCTACCTTTCCACTTATAGCTCTTCCGTCAGTATCAGAAAGACCCTCCTGGCCACTGGCTGGCAAATTGAGAATGCAAAGGGCTTCGGTCAAAAAAAGACCATGACCAAGGCGCGCCTCATTGGCACGACTGACCCGCTCCTCTCGGCAGAACTCTCCCGGTCCAAAGCACTTGAATTAAGAGACATCTAA